From the Planctomycetota bacterium genome, one window contains:
- a CDS encoding DNA adenine methylase has product MNRKTCLIPHPIPYQGSKRWIAPTVARCLPTDTQVLIEPFAGSAAVSLAAAYWRRAKKFVLGDVNAPLIALWAEIIERPQELSRAYALLWREQEGREREYYNQVRAEFNKSHRPDLLLYLLARCVKAAVRYNSDGEFNNSPDNRRRGARPATMKERICGASQLLRAKTGLQVGDYGELLERARPQDVVYMDPPYQGVCKKRDARYLGPVRFEDLVGRLEGLNRRGISYIVSYDGRTGERRHGRTLPSELGLAHFEVEAGCSTQATLLGRREKTYESLYLSEALLRRIDVLPFPLKSGRWAQQMLIGV; this is encoded by the coding sequence ATGAATCGAAAGACTTGCCTTATCCCGCATCCCATTCCTTACCAGGGAAGCAAGCGATGGATTGCGCCTACGGTTGCCCGCTGCCTGCCGACAGACACGCAAGTTTTGATTGAACCCTTCGCTGGTTCCGCAGCCGTATCACTTGCCGCAGCCTATTGGCGAAGAGCAAAGAAGTTTGTGCTTGGAGATGTAAACGCACCCCTGATTGCCTTGTGGGCGGAGATCATTGAAAGACCGCAAGAGTTATCCAGGGCCTATGCTCTTCTTTGGAGAGAACAAGAGGGCCGCGAGCGTGAATACTACAATCAGGTTCGCGCCGAGTTTAATAAGTCACACCGCCCCGATCTGTTGTTGTATTTGCTGGCCCGCTGCGTCAAGGCTGCCGTTCGTTACAATTCGGATGGGGAGTTTAACAACAGCCCTGACAATCGCCGTCGAGGTGCCCGCCCCGCGACAATGAAGGAACGGATTTGTGGGGCCTCTCAATTACTAAGGGCCAAGACGGGCCTGCAGGTGGGCGATTACGGAGAACTCTTGGAGCGAGCGCGCCCTCAAGATGTGGTTTATATGGATCCGCCCTATCAAGGTGTATGTAAAAAGCGGGACGCGCGGTATTTGGGGCCGGTTCGCTTTGAGGATTTGGTGGGCCGGCTTGAAGGTCTGAATCGGCGCGGGATTTCCTACATCGTAAGTTATGACGGGCGGACGGGCGAGAGGCGGCACGGACGCACTTTGCCAAGCGAACTTGGCCTGGCTCATTTCGAGGTCGAAGCGGGCTGTTCGACTCAGGCGACGCTCTTGGGGCGGCGCGAGAAGACCTACGAGTCTCTTTATCTCTCAGAGGCCTTGCTGCGCCGCATAGATGTATTGCCCTTTCCCTTGAAGTCGGGAAGATGGGCCCAGCAGATGCTCATTGGCGTCTAA